In Dehalococcoidales bacterium, the following proteins share a genomic window:
- a CDS encoding SDR family NAD(P)-dependent oxidoreductase has translation MELGLKGKIALVTGAGSQIGFGKAIALQLAKEGCDVAIADLDLEGAKATAAAVEKLGRKSIALKADVTSVPEWADMVNKIMEKFGRIDILVNNAGGCTPPKPFLQMTDKDWAFDINVNLTSTRNGTMTVLPLMIKQKSGKIVNITSGAGIHGGMFTAGYAAAKAGIIGFSLGVAKEAAPEGININLVSPGVANTGFAKNAPPGLIENFPKTLPIKRLTTPQDIANAVTFLVSDAASDIVGQVLVVSGGVTP, from the coding sequence ATGGAACTGGGCTTAAAAGGCAAGATAGCACTGGTGACCGGGGCCGGCAGCCAGATAGGCTTCGGCAAAGCGATAGCTTTACAGCTGGCCAAAGAAGGTTGCGATGTCGCCATCGCCGACCTCGACCTCGAAGGCGCCAAAGCCACGGCTGCCGCGGTGGAGAAGCTCGGGCGCAAGTCCATAGCGCTGAAAGCGGACGTCACCAGCGTGCCGGAATGGGCGGACATGGTGAACAAGATAATGGAAAAATTCGGGCGGATAGACATCCTGGTCAATAACGCCGGCGGCTGTACACCCCCCAAGCCCTTCCTCCAGATGACGGACAAGGACTGGGCTTTCGATATCAACGTCAACCTGACCAGCACCCGCAACGGCACCATGACCGTCCTGCCGCTGATGATAAAACAGAAGAGCGGCAAAATCGTCAACATCACGTCCGGCGCGGGCATTCACGGCGGCATGTTCACCGCCGGCTACGCCGCCGCCAAGGCGGGCATCATCGGCTTCAGCCTGGGAGTAGCTAAAGAAGCCGCCCCGGAGGGCATTAATATCAACCTGGTCTCGCCCGGCGTGGCCAATACCGGCTTCGCCAAGAACGCGCCCCCCGGCCTCATCGAGAACTTCCCCAAGACCCTGCCCATCAAGCGGCTCACCACCCCGCAGGACATCGCCAACGCGGTGACCTTCCTGGTCTCGGACGCGGCCAGCGATATCGTGGGGCAGGTGCTGGTGGTATCGGGCGGCGTG